One Leclercia pneumoniae genomic region harbors:
- a CDS encoding GNAT family N-acetyltransferase produces the protein MYSITSESPAHPDIVTLIAALDRYQGELYPAESNHLLDLTALPADSLIMMAIRDLQLRAVGCGAIVLNGDGTGEMKRVYIDPTHRGQRLGNRLLAALEDEALSRGCHTLRLETGIKQDAAIRLYAQQGYQLCEAFPPYTADPLSHFMEKALVADVRLAAL, from the coding sequence ATGTATTCCATTACCTCTGAATCACCCGCTCATCCGGACATCGTTACGCTGATTGCCGCGCTTGACCGGTATCAAGGCGAACTCTACCCGGCTGAAAGTAACCACCTGCTGGATTTGACGGCGCTGCCCGCCGACAGCCTGATTATGATGGCGATCCGCGACCTGCAGCTACGCGCCGTGGGGTGCGGTGCCATTGTGCTGAACGGTGACGGTACCGGCGAGATGAAACGGGTCTATATCGATCCGACGCATCGCGGGCAGCGCCTGGGAAACCGATTGCTGGCGGCGCTGGAAGATGAAGCCCTGAGCCGCGGCTGCCATACTCTCCGCCTTGAGACGGGCATTAAGCAGGATGCCGCTATTCGTCTTTATGCCCAGCAGGGATATCAGCTCTGCGAGGCTTTCCCGCCCTATACCGCCGATCCGCTAAGCCATTTTATGGAGAAGGCGCTGGTGGCTGATGTTCGTTTAGCAGCGCTATAA
- a CDS encoding L-lactate dehydrogenase, producing MHTKARKVMIIGAGNVGTSAAYALLNQNICEELLLVDLDKARSEGHAWDLADAAAYMPGMMTISTREVSDCADVDIAVITVSGGALKPGQTRLDELTATANIVKSIVPQMMAGGFKGIFLIATNPCDIITWQVWQLSGLPRSQVIGTGVWLDTTRLRRTLAQALDIGAQSIDAFILGEHGDTQFPVWSHSSVYGSPIAEVYQRHTGNTLDFDALAERVRKQGFEIYARKGCTEFGIAGTIAEICRNIFTGSHRALAISCILQGEYGVDEVAIGVPAVLAQSGVQQIIELKLAEEEQQKFRQSVEVIKANIARLP from the coding sequence ATGCACACCAAAGCCCGTAAAGTGATGATTATTGGCGCCGGTAATGTCGGCACCTCCGCCGCTTACGCCCTGTTAAACCAGAATATCTGCGAAGAGCTACTGCTGGTGGATCTTGATAAGGCGCGCAGCGAGGGGCACGCCTGGGATCTGGCCGACGCCGCGGCCTATATGCCGGGGATGATGACCATTTCCACCCGCGAAGTGAGCGACTGCGCGGATGTGGATATCGCGGTGATCACCGTTTCCGGCGGCGCGTTAAAGCCCGGCCAGACCCGGCTAGATGAGCTGACCGCGACGGCTAACATTGTCAAAAGTATTGTGCCGCAGATGATGGCGGGAGGCTTTAAGGGCATTTTCCTGATCGCCACTAATCCGTGCGATATCATCACCTGGCAGGTGTGGCAACTCTCCGGCCTGCCGCGCAGCCAGGTGATCGGTACTGGCGTCTGGCTGGACACCACCCGTTTGCGCCGCACCCTTGCGCAAGCGCTGGATATTGGCGCCCAGAGCATCGATGCCTTTATTCTGGGTGAACATGGGGATACCCAGTTCCCGGTGTGGTCGCACTCATCGGTCTACGGCTCACCTATCGCCGAAGTTTATCAACGCCATACCGGCAATACCCTGGACTTCGACGCCCTGGCTGAACGCGTGCGCAAGCAAGGGTTTGAGATTTACGCCCGTAAAGGGTGCACCGAATTCGGTATCGCCGGAACCATCGCTGAAATCTGCCGCAATATCTTTACTGGCAGCCACCGGGCGCTGGCGATCTCCTGCATTCTGCAGGGGGAATATGGCGTCGATGAGGTGGCAATTGGCGTACCGGCCGTACTGGCGCAGAGCGGGGTTCAGCAGATTATCGAACTGAAACTGGCGGAAGAGGAGCAACAAAAATTCCGCCAGTCGGTAGAGGTCATTAAAGCCAATATTGCTCGCCTGCCCTGA
- a CDS encoding DeoR/GlpR family DNA-binding transcription regulator, whose amino-acid sequence MKGYNRLEQIMDYLKGHNLVTVDQLVAVTDASPATIRRDLIKLDQEGVISRTHGGVTLNRFIPSQPTTSEKMQRSLAEKHAIACAAASFVKAGDAVVLDAGTTMIELARQLTHLPLRVITSDLHIALFLSEFKQIEVTIIGGRIDDSSQSCIGEHGRRLLQNIWPDIAFVSCNGWDVERGITSPTEEKAALKRDLIANARRRVLLADSSKYGAWSLFNVAHLHSLTDIVTDRHLDEDAQQTLSQLDATLTLAP is encoded by the coding sequence ATGAAGGGATATAACCGGTTAGAGCAGATAATGGACTACCTGAAGGGGCACAATCTGGTGACGGTTGACCAGCTGGTAGCCGTGACTGACGCCTCCCCGGCGACCATACGTCGGGATTTGATTAAGCTCGATCAGGAGGGGGTTATCAGCCGTACCCACGGCGGCGTAACCCTGAACCGGTTTATTCCTTCCCAGCCCACCACCAGTGAAAAGATGCAGCGCAGCCTGGCTGAAAAACATGCCATCGCCTGCGCGGCGGCAAGCTTCGTTAAGGCCGGCGATGCGGTGGTGCTGGATGCCGGCACCACCATGATTGAACTTGCGCGACAGCTGACGCATTTGCCGCTTCGCGTCATTACCAGCGATCTGCATATCGCGCTATTTCTTTCAGAGTTTAAGCAGATTGAGGTCACCATTATTGGTGGGCGCATCGATGACTCCAGCCAATCCTGCATCGGCGAACATGGCCGCCGTCTGCTGCAAAACATCTGGCCGGATATTGCGTTTGTCAGCTGTAATGGCTGGGATGTGGAGCGAGGCATAACCTCGCCCACGGAAGAAAAAGCGGCGTTAAAGCGCGATCTGATTGCTAACGCCCGCCGTCGTGTACTGCTGGCAGACAGCTCAAAGTATGGCGCCTGGTCGCTGTTTAACGTTGCGCACCTTCACTCGCTGACCGATATCGTGACCGACCGCCATCTGGATGAAGATGCGCAACAGACGCTAAGTCAGCTCGACGCCACCCTGACGCTGGCACCCTGA
- a CDS encoding D-threonate 4-phosphate dehydrogenase, whose product MTNIIAVTMGDPAGIGPEIIIKSLTGGELSGAPIVVVGCAVTLQRVLEKGITPAAELRMITRVSDAHFGPAIINVLDEPLADPQALQPGVVQAQAGDLAYRCVRRATELAMAGEVKAIATAPLNKEALHLAGHLYPGHTELLAHLTDSKDYAMVLYTDQLKVIHITTHIALRKFLDTLNPERVKTVIGIADTFLKRVGYTNPRIAVAGVNPHAGENGLFGDEEITIVGPAVEAMKAQGLNVFGPCPPDTVFMQCHEGMYDMVVAMYHDQGHIPLKLLGFYDGVNITAGLPFIRTSADHGTAFDIAWTGKAKSESMTVSIQLAMQITRE is encoded by the coding sequence GTGACTAATATCATTGCTGTAACGATGGGCGACCCGGCGGGCATCGGCCCGGAGATCATTATCAAATCCCTGACCGGGGGGGAACTCTCTGGTGCACCGATCGTGGTGGTGGGATGCGCAGTGACGCTGCAGCGCGTACTGGAGAAGGGCATTACACCTGCGGCCGAATTACGGATGATTACCCGCGTCAGCGATGCCCACTTTGGCCCGGCTATCATCAACGTGCTCGACGAACCCCTGGCCGATCCGCAGGCCTTGCAGCCCGGCGTGGTACAGGCTCAGGCCGGCGATCTGGCCTATCGCTGCGTGCGTCGCGCTACCGAGCTGGCGATGGCCGGAGAGGTAAAAGCCATTGCCACCGCTCCGCTAAATAAAGAAGCGCTGCATCTGGCGGGCCATCTCTATCCAGGGCACACCGAGCTGCTGGCACATCTGACCGACAGTAAAGACTACGCGATGGTGCTCTATACCGATCAGCTTAAGGTCATTCACATCACCACCCACATTGCGTTGCGCAAATTCCTTGATACCCTGAACCCGGAAAGGGTAAAAACGGTGATTGGCATTGCCGATACCTTCCTTAAGCGCGTAGGCTACACCAACCCGCGCATCGCCGTGGCGGGGGTGAACCCGCACGCGGGAGAGAATGGTCTTTTTGGCGATGAAGAGATCACCATCGTTGGCCCGGCCGTCGAGGCGATGAAAGCGCAGGGGCTGAATGTCTTTGGACCCTGCCCGCCGGACACGGTCTTTATGCAGTGCCATGAAGGTATGTATGACATGGTGGTGGCGATGTATCACGATCAGGGGCATATTCCCTTGAAACTGCTTGGGTTTTATGATGGTGTCAACATCACCGCCGGGCTGCCGTTTATCCGCACTTCCGCTGACCATGGCACCGCGTTCGACATTGCGTGGACAGGTAAAGCGAAGTCTGAGAGCATGACGGTTTCTATCCAGTTAGCGATGCAAATCACACGGGAATAA
- the dtnK gene encoding D-threonate kinase, protein MKVNSKREVVVIADDFTGANDAGVSLALRGKKVSVAFQTPFTGHADALVINSDSRALTASEAAEKVAGYGAEMRQAQWQVKKIDSTLRGNPGAEVEALLQATGQRQAIIAPAFPQAGRTTEQGVCRVFGLPVTETEFASDPKTPVRHAQIAAVLAEQTALSSQVVTASTLAAALTGDTRLLIVDAQSDDDLDQIMAVAAACDPRPLLVGSAGLCDALARHLARPRPLLAVVGSMSEIAQKQILRVRQQQNVRSIFIDITDLFRDGISGYAQQISVALAAGEHCVVHTCSDHAARHQIDVLCQQYELSRAELGEQISTCLGALTSQVLESSNPAALYVSGGDVAMAVASALHAEGFEITGQVARCVPFGRFLGCRWQGPVMTKAGGFGSETMLLEVLHFIEEKMSD, encoded by the coding sequence ATGAAAGTGAACAGCAAAAGAGAGGTCGTAGTCATTGCCGATGACTTTACCGGGGCTAACGATGCGGGGGTGAGCCTGGCGTTGCGCGGTAAAAAAGTCAGTGTGGCGTTTCAGACCCCCTTTACCGGTCATGCCGACGCGCTGGTTATTAATAGCGATAGCCGGGCGCTAACGGCATCAGAGGCCGCTGAAAAGGTGGCGGGCTATGGTGCTGAAATGCGCCAGGCACAGTGGCAGGTGAAAAAAATCGACTCCACCCTGCGGGGTAATCCCGGGGCGGAAGTGGAGGCGCTTCTGCAGGCGACCGGCCAGCGTCAGGCGATTATCGCGCCGGCGTTTCCGCAGGCCGGGCGTACCACCGAGCAGGGTGTCTGTCGCGTGTTCGGCCTACCGGTGACGGAAACCGAATTCGCCAGCGACCCCAAAACGCCCGTGCGTCATGCGCAGATTGCCGCAGTGCTGGCAGAGCAGACGGCGCTGTCAAGCCAGGTGGTTACGGCGTCGACCCTGGCCGCAGCCCTGACTGGCGACACCCGATTACTGATTGTGGATGCCCAGAGCGATGACGATCTGGATCAGATCATGGCCGTAGCCGCAGCCTGCGACCCGCGTCCGTTGCTGGTGGGTTCCGCCGGACTGTGTGATGCCCTGGCGCGTCACCTGGCGCGTCCGCGTCCTTTATTGGCGGTGGTTGGCTCGATGAGTGAAATCGCGCAAAAGCAGATTCTGCGAGTACGCCAGCAGCAGAACGTCCGCTCTATCTTTATCGACATCACCGATCTCTTTCGCGACGGAATAAGCGGTTATGCGCAGCAGATTAGTGTGGCGCTGGCGGCTGGAGAACACTGCGTGGTGCACACCTGTTCCGATCACGCCGCGCGTCATCAAATTGACGTGCTGTGCCAACAGTACGAGCTGAGTCGTGCGGAGCTGGGTGAGCAAATCAGCACATGTCTGGGCGCGCTCACGAGCCAGGTGCTGGAGAGCAGTAACCCGGCAGCGTTATATGTCTCCGGGGGGGATGTGGCAATGGCGGTAGCCAGTGCGCTTCACGCCGAAGGGTTTGAAATCACCGGGCAGGTGGCGCGCTGCGTACCCTTCGGTCGGTTTTTAGGTTGTCGCTGGCAGGGGCCAGTCATGACCAAAGCGGGCGGTTTTGGTAGTGAAACCATGCTGCTTGAGGTTCTGCATTTTATCGAGGAGAAGATGAGTGACTAA
- a CDS encoding iron-containing alcohol dehydrogenase, whose protein sequence is MLTINSTIISGAGAIPAIAPLLAGKTRLLLVTDGNIARLDAARSIRSLLEADGRQLSVIDSVPPEPTSHDVRALLAETKETAFDLVVGVGGGSVLDVAKLLSVLCHPHSPGLDTLLAGEKPQVRLPSLLIPASAGTGSEATPNAILAIPEQSTKVGIISPVLLPDYVALLPELTTSMPPHIASSTGIDALCHLIECFTATVANPVSDNAALTGLRKLLNNIETACAEPHNLAAKLEMLWASYYGGVAIAHAGTHLVHALSYPLGGTYHLPHGVANAILLAPCMRVVRPDAVEKFAQVWDLVPGADTSLSMEEKSHALVDYFAALVRRLNLPDNLETLGVPRDDIASLSDAALNVKRLMNNAPRQVSHAEVAGIYQTLFPAS, encoded by the coding sequence GTGTTAACCATCAACAGTACGATCATCAGCGGCGCGGGCGCTATCCCCGCCATTGCCCCCCTGCTGGCAGGTAAAACGCGTCTATTACTGGTCACCGACGGCAATATCGCCCGTCTTGACGCCGCCCGCTCCATCCGCAGCCTGCTGGAGGCCGATGGCCGCCAGCTCAGCGTGATTGACAGTGTGCCACCCGAGCCCACCAGCCACGACGTGCGCGCCCTGCTGGCTGAAACAAAAGAGACCGCCTTCGATCTGGTGGTCGGCGTAGGTGGCGGCAGCGTACTGGATGTGGCCAAACTGCTTTCGGTGCTGTGTCATCCCCACTCCCCTGGGCTGGATACCCTGCTGGCAGGCGAAAAACCGCAGGTTCGCCTCCCCTCGTTGCTGATTCCGGCCAGCGCCGGCACCGGTTCCGAGGCAACGCCAAACGCGATTCTCGCGATTCCCGAGCAGAGCACCAAGGTTGGCATCATTTCCCCCGTGCTGCTGCCAGATTATGTCGCGCTGCTGCCGGAGTTAACGACCAGCATGCCGCCGCATATTGCCTCTTCAACGGGTATTGATGCCCTCTGCCATCTGATTGAGTGTTTCACCGCAACCGTGGCCAACCCGGTAAGCGATAACGCGGCGCTGACGGGGCTGCGCAAATTGTTGAACAACATTGAAACCGCCTGCGCCGAGCCGCACAACCTGGCCGCGAAGCTGGAGATGTTGTGGGCCTCTTACTACGGCGGCGTCGCCATTGCCCATGCGGGCACCCATCTGGTTCATGCCCTCTCTTATCCTCTGGGCGGGACGTACCATCTGCCCCATGGCGTGGCGAATGCCATTTTGCTGGCCCCCTGCATGCGCGTGGTTCGTCCGGATGCCGTTGAGAAATTTGCACAAGTGTGGGATCTGGTTCCCGGCGCCGACACCTCCCTGTCGATGGAAGAGAAGTCGCACGCGCTGGTGGACTACTTCGCCGCCCTGGTACGTCGCCTGAATTTACCCGACAACCTCGAAACGTTGGGGGTCCCGCGCGATGACATCGCCTCTCTGAGCGATGCCGCCCTGAACGTAAAACGTCTGATGAATAATGCCCCGCGCCAGGTCAGCCATGCCGAGGTCGCAGGTATTTATCAGACTCTGTTTCCAGCCAGTTAA
- a CDS encoding dihydrodipicolinate synthase family protein — MRNNIEGVLTAIVTPFTDDGALHLPGLKRQIQRQLAAGNGIFCGGTNGEFFVLTEEEKVAVTRTCVEEVAGRAPVVAHIGEISTRATIRLGKQVEALGVDAVSVITPWFVPLTQAELIAHYTTIADALNVPVFLYNIPARTGNTIAPETARALAAHPNIIGIKDSAGSHESLSGFLKAVEDIDGFDVLNGPDSLIHQGFVEGCSACISGLANVAPNEINAIWARFRAGDIAGSRQAQESVTDLRTRLYSVAFSPAAVKKALQVMGEEVGESRYAVAFDAQQTEQIRQIVTKSLQ, encoded by the coding sequence ATGCGTAACAACATTGAGGGCGTGCTGACGGCGATCGTCACCCCCTTCACCGACGACGGGGCGCTGCACCTGCCGGGACTAAAACGTCAGATCCAGCGTCAGCTGGCGGCGGGCAACGGCATCTTTTGTGGCGGTACTAACGGAGAGTTCTTTGTGCTGACCGAAGAGGAAAAAGTGGCCGTCACCCGCACCTGCGTGGAAGAGGTGGCCGGGCGCGCACCGGTGGTGGCACATATTGGCGAAATTTCGACCCGGGCAACGATTCGTCTGGGTAAACAGGTCGAGGCGCTGGGGGTGGACGCGGTCTCCGTTATCACTCCGTGGTTCGTTCCGCTCACCCAGGCTGAATTGATCGCCCACTACACCACCATTGCCGATGCGCTGAACGTACCGGTGTTCCTCTACAACATCCCGGCGCGAACCGGCAACACCATCGCGCCTGAGACGGCCCGGGCGCTGGCCGCTCATCCCAATATTATCGGCATTAAAGACAGCGCGGGGAGCCATGAGAGCCTGAGCGGTTTTCTGAAAGCCGTTGAAGATATTGACGGTTTTGACGTGCTGAATGGCCCGGATTCGCTCATTCATCAGGGCTTTGTTGAAGGATGCTCCGCCTGTATTTCTGGCCTGGCGAACGTGGCGCCGAACGAAATCAACGCCATCTGGGCACGTTTTCGTGCCGGGGATATCGCGGGCTCGCGGCAGGCCCAGGAGAGCGTGACCGATCTCCGTACCCGACTGTACAGCGTCGCTTTTTCGCCTGCGGCCGTGAAAAAAGCGCTGCAGGTCATGGGTGAAGAGGTGGGAGAGAGCCGCTACGCGGTGGCTTTCGATGCGCAACAAACAGAACAGATCCGCCAGATAGTGACGAAGTCACTGCAGTAA
- a CDS encoding sodium:solute symporter family protein, protein MNNFTAEDTLIIVGIVIVYILFTTWLTFRLRSKNTGDFMEGSRAMPAFIVGILLMSEYIGAKSTIGTAQAAFEDGFAASWSVIGAAIGFPLFGLLLVKRIYSTGKITISGAIAEKYGTSTKNIISIIMIYALLLVNVGNYVSGAAAISTVLKVNLPVAAFITAIVSTFYFAFGGMKGVAWVTLLHSALKYFGILVIMGFALSKTGGFTPMIEQMPSYYWTWDGNIGASTIVAWLIGTIGSIFCTQFVIQAISSTKDVKSAKRSTWIAFFFCLPIALAIAVIGVAAKYLHPEINSLYAMPIFLQDMNPWLAGLVTTSLVASIFVSVSTVALAIASLVVKDFYVPYRNPTPEQEFKATRWLSLLIGFLPLIFVLLVPEVLKLSFFTRAIRLSITVVAIIAFYAPFFKSARGANAGLIGACVVTSVWYLLGDPFGINNMYIALVTPAVIMVLDRLIPNKADRKAPAPVQHNGV, encoded by the coding sequence ATGAACAACTTTACCGCTGAAGATACCCTCATCATCGTAGGCATTGTGATTGTCTACATTCTGTTTACTACCTGGCTGACGTTCCGGTTACGCAGTAAAAACACCGGCGATTTTATGGAAGGCTCGCGCGCGATGCCGGCGTTTATCGTCGGGATCCTGCTGATGTCGGAATACATTGGTGCGAAATCCACGATCGGTACCGCGCAGGCGGCGTTTGAAGATGGCTTTGCCGCCTCCTGGTCAGTCATCGGCGCGGCTATCGGCTTCCCGCTGTTTGGGCTGCTGCTGGTGAAACGCATCTACAGCACCGGCAAGATCACCATCTCCGGGGCGATTGCCGAAAAATACGGCACCAGCACCAAAAACATTATCTCCATCATTATGATCTACGCCCTGCTGCTGGTGAACGTGGGTAACTACGTGAGCGGCGCGGCGGCGATTTCGACGGTACTGAAGGTGAACTTGCCTGTTGCCGCCTTTATCACCGCCATCGTCAGTACCTTCTATTTCGCTTTTGGCGGCATGAAGGGGGTGGCGTGGGTGACCCTGCTGCACAGCGCCCTGAAGTATTTCGGTATCCTGGTGATTATGGGCTTCGCCTTGTCTAAAACCGGCGGCTTTACCCCCATGATTGAACAGATGCCATCTTACTACTGGACCTGGGACGGCAATATCGGCGCCAGCACCATTGTCGCCTGGCTGATTGGCACCATCGGCTCCATTTTCTGTACCCAGTTCGTGATTCAGGCCATTTCCTCCACGAAAGATGTGAAGTCAGCTAAACGTTCCACCTGGATCGCGTTCTTCTTCTGCCTGCCCATCGCGCTGGCGATTGCGGTAATTGGCGTGGCGGCGAAGTACCTGCATCCGGAGATTAACAGCCTGTACGCAATGCCTATCTTCCTGCAGGACATGAATCCGTGGCTGGCGGGACTGGTGACAACGTCACTTGTTGCCTCCATCTTTGTCAGCGTCAGCACCGTGGCGCTCGCTATCGCCTCGCTGGTAGTAAAAGATTTCTACGTGCCCTACCGCAACCCGACCCCGGAGCAGGAGTTTAAAGCGACCCGCTGGCTGTCGTTGTTGATTGGCTTCCTACCGTTAATCTTTGTGCTGCTGGTCCCGGAAGTCCTGAAGCTGTCGTTCTTTACTCGCGCTATTCGTCTGTCGATTACGGTTGTGGCCATCATCGCCTTCTACGCACCGTTCTTTAAGAGCGCCCGCGGGGCGAATGCCGGGCTGATTGGCGCCTGCGTAGTCACCTCGGTCTGGTATCTGCTGGGCGATCCGTTTGGAATTAACAATATGTATATTGCGCTGGTCACCCCGGCGGTGATTATGGTTCTCGACCGTTTGATCCCCAATAAAGCGGATCGCAAAGCGCCTGCCCCTGTTCAACATAATGGAGTCTGA
- a CDS encoding sialidase family protein, producing the protein MSVTVTRDGIIRPLPQDARVETAMLPSSCPQNHAANLLPLPDGTLMCVWFGGTQEGIADISVWGSRLAPGSNQWSEAVKLSDDASRSEQNPVLFLAPDNVLWLLWTAQISGNQDTAIVRYRQSHDLGQTWGEIATLLDKPGTFIRQPITVLENGNWLLPVFYCRTRPGEKWVGNDDISAVKISADWGKSWRDVEVPQSLGCVHMNITPLKNGHLVALYRSRWADHIYISQSQDQGESWSVPEPTALPNNNSSIQVTTLASGELALVFNHMSAAGALERRASLYDEIDDGDDRKEPEATGERTAFWGAPRAPMTVAISADGGKSWAWQRNLDEGDGYCMTNNSLEKLNREFSYPSIKQGADGTLHIAYTYFRQAIKYVRVSPEWVKESSQ; encoded by the coding sequence ATGTCTGTAACCGTAACCCGTGACGGGATTATTCGCCCGCTGCCGCAGGATGCCCGCGTGGAAACGGCCATGCTGCCCTCTTCTTGTCCGCAGAACCATGCCGCCAACCTGCTGCCCCTGCCGGATGGCACGCTGATGTGCGTCTGGTTCGGCGGCACCCAGGAAGGGATTGCTGATATTTCTGTGTGGGGGTCTCGCCTGGCTCCCGGTAGCAACCAGTGGAGCGAGGCGGTAAAGCTCTCTGACGATGCCAGCCGCTCCGAGCAGAACCCGGTGCTGTTCCTCGCGCCGGACAACGTACTGTGGCTGCTGTGGACCGCGCAGATCTCCGGCAACCAGGATACCGCCATCGTACGTTACCGCCAGTCTCATGATCTTGGCCAAACCTGGGGTGAGATTGCTACTCTGCTGGATAAACCGGGTACCTTTATCCGCCAGCCCATCACCGTTCTCGAAAACGGTAACTGGCTGCTGCCGGTCTTTTATTGCCGCACCCGACCGGGCGAGAAATGGGTCGGAAACGATGATATTAGCGCGGTGAAAATCTCTGCCGATTGGGGGAAAAGCTGGCGCGATGTCGAGGTGCCGCAAAGCCTGGGCTGCGTCCATATGAACATTACGCCGCTGAAAAATGGGCATCTGGTGGCGCTCTACCGTAGCCGCTGGGCGGATCATATCTATATCAGCCAGTCGCAGGATCAGGGCGAAAGCTGGTCTGTACCGGAACCCACGGCGCTGCCGAACAACAACTCCTCTATCCAGGTCACCACCCTTGCCAGCGGTGAGCTGGCGCTGGTGTTCAACCACATGAGCGCAGCCGGAGCGCTGGAGCGTCGCGCCTCACTGTATGACGAGATCGACGATGGTGATGACCGTAAAGAGCCAGAAGCGACCGGAGAACGCACCGCCTTCTGGGGTGCCCCGCGCGCACCGATGACGGTAGCCATATCGGCCGACGGCGGAAAGAGCTGGGCGTGGCAGCGCAATCTTGATGAAGGCGATGGCTACTGCATGACGAATAACTCGCTGGAGAAGCTGAACCGCGAGTTCTCCTACCCCAGTATTAAACAGGGCGCCGACGGCACGCTACACATCGCTTACACCTATTTCCGCCAGGCGATCAAATATGTTCGTGTCTCGCCTGAATGGGTTAAGGAGTCATCACAGTGA
- a CDS encoding YhcH/YjgK/YiaL family protein, whose product MIIGHLNALPLAGLPTALLSILTRADCTLAALAARDDGRWLPEGCAWFCHIGPAQTQPQTQRHTEYHHQWADIQVMLAGSEMINAGVQSLAQPQDEERKPDLFIATGAALPVSIKLTPGAFAVFLPGEPHQALCALDDSMTVRKAVFKVPRALLEV is encoded by the coding sequence GTGATTATCGGCCATCTGAACGCCCTGCCGCTGGCAGGGCTCCCCACCGCGCTGCTGTCCATCCTGACGCGCGCTGATTGCACCCTGGCGGCGCTAGCCGCCCGGGACGACGGCCGCTGGCTGCCGGAAGGTTGCGCATGGTTTTGCCATATCGGCCCGGCGCAGACCCAGCCGCAGACCCAGCGCCATACGGAGTATCATCACCAGTGGGCGGATATTCAGGTTATGCTGGCCGGCAGCGAGATGATCAACGCAGGTGTGCAGTCGCTGGCGCAGCCGCAGGATGAAGAGCGCAAACCGGATCTCTTTATCGCCACCGGCGCTGCGCTCCCGGTCAGCATCAAGTTAACTCCCGGTGCTTTTGCAGTATTTCTGCCCGGCGAGCCGCATCAGGCGTTGTGCGCCTTAGACGATTCCATGACCGTGCGCAAAGCGGTATTCAAGGTGCCGCGCGCCCTGCTGGAGGTGTGA
- a CDS encoding SDR family NAD(P)-dependent oxidoreductase, with the protein MPSAIVTGASSGIGEAIVHRQLDEGWQVIGLSRRALPLDHANYRCVSVDLSDSDAFAAALATLPVPQAIVHAAGMMAAAPLGELDPAISARLWGLHVHAAEQLFNHFVPQMRPGGRLVVIGSRTSRGAAGRSQYVATKAALVGMIRSWAAELAPRGITANVVAPGATQTPMLSDPGRVSSPPRVPPMGRLILPQEVAAAVNFLLSEEAAPITGQEWVLCGGASLG; encoded by the coding sequence ATGCCCAGTGCCATCGTAACGGGTGCAAGCTCAGGAATCGGCGAAGCCATTGTGCATCGCCAGCTTGATGAAGGCTGGCAGGTTATCGGCCTGAGCCGGCGCGCTTTACCCCTTGATCATGCGAACTATCGCTGCGTGAGCGTGGATCTTAGCGACAGCGACGCGTTTGCCGCCGCACTCGCTACCCTGCCTGTACCGCAGGCGATCGTCCACGCAGCCGGGATGATGGCTGCCGCCCCGCTCGGCGAACTGGATCCGGCCATCAGCGCCCGGCTCTGGGGCCTGCATGTTCATGCTGCCGAGCAGCTTTTTAACCACTTTGTACCGCAAATGCGCCCCGGTGGACGGCTGGTTGTTATCGGCAGCCGGACCTCCCGGGGTGCCGCGGGCCGCTCGCAGTATGTCGCCACCAAAGCCGCGCTGGTAGGGATGATTCGAAGCTGGGCGGCAGAACTGGCGCCACGGGGTATCACCGCCAATGTGGTCGCGCCCGGCGCGACCCAGACGCCGATGCTTAGCGACCCCGGACGCGTCTCTTCCCCACCCAGGGTCCCCCCCATGGGTCGCCTGATCCTTCCTCAGGAGGTGGCCGCTGCGGTGAATTTTCTACTGAGTGAGGAAGCGGCCCCGATCACCGGTCAGGAGTGGGTGCTCTGCGGTGGGGCGTCGCTGGGTTAA
- the nadS gene encoding NadS family protein, with amino-acid sequence MSFYNDLKSSLEEAVDIKNGVTEPARVTRYEIADVRAIRAQLNVSQAEMAKALGTSVDTIKSWESKRRNPTGLAAKVLAAIQADPAFYAVLAAH; translated from the coding sequence ATGAGCTTTTATAACGACCTGAAATCTTCTCTTGAAGAGGCGGTCGATATCAAGAATGGGGTAACTGAACCCGCTCGAGTAACCCGCTATGAGATCGCAGATGTCAGGGCCATCAGAGCGCAGTTAAATGTTTCTCAGGCGGAAATGGCAAAAGCGCTGGGCACCAGCGTCGATACCATTAAAAGCTGGGAGTCCAAAAGACGTAATCCTACCGGGCTGGCAGCAAAAGTGCTGGCGGCGATTCAGGCCGATCCGGCGTTTTATGCGGTTCTCGCTGCGCATTAA